The following are encoded together in the Gammaproteobacteria bacterium genome:
- a CDS encoding copper resistance system multicopper oxidase, which yields MPAKTDSFSSLVERAVDMRRRRFLEGLAAGGVLAGTGLVLPLSALTRSALAAPLAGSSIELTVDRHPVNFTGQPGTAVLVNGSLPAPLLRWREGDTVSIRVHNRLPEPTSIHWHGIVLPANMDGVPGLSFRGIAPGESYVYRFQVRQSGTYWYHSHSGFQEQVGLYGPIVIDPLEPEPFRYDREHVVMLSDWTDRDPLDLYKLLKKQSHYFNFNRPTLGDFVADAREGGFGAALRERLAWGRMRMSPADLADVGGYGYTFLVNGRPPAGNWTGTFRPGERVRLRFINGSAMTYFDVRIPGLPMTVVAADGQNVHPVTVDEFRIGVAETLDVIVEPRGADAFTIFAQSMDRAGYARGTLAVREGLDAPVPALDEVVYLTMADMGHAGHAAHSTDAGADGGHAGHAGTSGAPTATPSAHTGHSGTAGAHGDHEETAAAQSGAPGAHEGHAASANAVPPLDASTAAAASVQRHPASESGNPGVDMQTTSPAPRLDDPGVGLRGNGRRVLTYADLRTLQADPDGRDPGRTIELHLTGHMGRYMWSFDGVPFSRAEEVPLRYGERLRIVLVNDTMMEHPIHLHGMWSDLEDEEGAFHLRKHTVSMPPGTRRSYRVTADALGRWAYHCHLLYHMEAGMFRVVRVDV from the coding sequence ATGCCCGCCAAAACCGACTCATTCTCGAGTCTCGTCGAGCGCGCCGTAGACATGCGGCGGCGGCGATTTCTCGAAGGCCTTGCCGCGGGCGGCGTGCTCGCCGGCACCGGCCTGGTCCTTCCGTTGTCGGCCCTGACACGTTCCGCGCTCGCGGCGCCGCTCGCCGGAAGCTCGATCGAGCTGACGGTGGATCGGCATCCCGTGAACTTCACCGGGCAGCCGGGCACCGCCGTGCTCGTGAACGGCTCGCTGCCGGCCCCGCTGCTGCGATGGCGCGAAGGCGACACGGTATCGATTCGGGTGCACAACCGGCTTCCGGAGCCGACCTCGATCCATTGGCACGGCATCGTGCTGCCGGCGAACATGGACGGCGTCCCGGGATTGAGCTTTCGCGGCATCGCCCCGGGCGAGTCGTACGTCTATCGGTTCCAGGTCCGGCAGAGCGGGACATACTGGTACCACAGCCACTCGGGCTTTCAGGAGCAGGTGGGGCTTTACGGCCCGATCGTCATCGATCCTTTGGAGCCGGAGCCCTTCCGCTACGATCGCGAGCACGTCGTGATGCTTTCCGACTGGACCGACCGCGATCCGCTCGACCTCTACAAGCTCCTGAAGAAGCAGTCCCATTACTTCAACTTCAACCGCCCTACGCTCGGCGACTTCGTGGCGGACGCCAGGGAAGGAGGCTTCGGCGCGGCGCTTCGCGAGCGGCTCGCCTGGGGGCGGATGCGGATGTCGCCGGCGGATCTCGCCGATGTGGGCGGCTACGGCTATACGTTTCTCGTGAACGGCCGACCTCCGGCGGGCAACTGGACCGGGACGTTCCGGCCGGGCGAACGCGTGCGGCTGCGCTTCATCAACGGCTCGGCCATGACGTACTTCGACGTGCGAATCCCGGGGCTGCCGATGACGGTCGTCGCCGCGGACGGGCAGAACGTGCATCCCGTGACGGTCGACGAGTTCCGGATCGGCGTCGCCGAGACGCTCGACGTGATCGTCGAGCCGCGGGGCGCGGACGCGTTCACGATCTTTGCGCAGTCGATGGACCGCGCGGGCTATGCGCGCGGCACGCTGGCCGTGCGCGAAGGCCTCGACGCGCCGGTGCCCGCGCTCGACGAGGTCGTGTACCTGACGATGGCGGACATGGGCCACGCCGGCCACGCCGCGCATTCGACCGACGCAGGCGCCGACGGCGGCCACGCCGGCCATGCCGGGACCTCGGGCGCGCCGACCGCGACCCCGAGTGCGCACACCGGTCACTCGGGAACCGCGGGCGCGCACGGCGACCACGAAGAGACCGCCGCCGCGCAGAGCGGTGCGCCCGGTGCGCACGAGGGGCACGCCGCGTCGGCAAATGCAGTGCCGCCGCTCGATGCGAGCACGGCCGCGGCTGCGTCCGTTCAGCGCCATCCGGCCAGCGAGAGCGGCAACCCCGGTGTCGACATGCAAACGACGTCGCCCGCGCCGCGCCTCGACGATCCGGGCGTCGGCTTGCGCGGCAACGGCCGGCGCGTGCTGACGTACGCCGACTTGCGGACGCTGCAAGCGGATCCGGACGGACGCGATCCCGGCCGAACGATCGAGCTGCACCTGACCGGGCACATGGGGCGCTACATGTGGTCGTTCGACGGCGTACCGTTCTCGCGCGCGGAGGAGGTGCCGCTTCGTTACGGCGAGCGCCTGCGCATCGTGCTCGTCAACGACACGATGATGGAGCACCCGATTCATCTTCACGGCATGTGGAGCGACCTCGAGGACGAGGAGGGCGCCTTTCACTTGCGCAAGCACACGGTCAGCATGCCGCCGGGCACGAGGCGCTCGTATCGGGTCACGGCCGACGCGCTCGGACGCTGGGCGTACCACTGCCATCTGCTGTATCACATGGAGGCCGGCATGTTCCGCGTCGTGCGCGTGGACGTGTAG
- a CDS encoding NAD(P)/FAD-dependent oxidoreductase, with product MARRYRLVVIGTGSAATTVAARVREIGWSVAIVDFRPFAGTCALRGCDPKKLLVGAAEAVDVARRMSARGVRGELRIDWPALIAFERREIETVPAQRERRYREAGIDAFRGRARFTARNVVDVDGTVLEAEHVVIASGAEPARLGIPGEEHLITNEEFFALRRLPPRIVLVGGGYIAAEFSHVAAIAGAKVTIVHRGERMLKTFDPDLVDWLMEKFDRLGIEVRTKAEVTAIESLPGGGFRVHVEEGGGGHVDADLVVHAAGRVPALGELHPERAGVSVRNGRLELNEYLQSTSNPTVYAAGDAAQKGPPLTPVSSRDGEVVAENLVHGNRTRVDYSGIPSVAFTVPPIAAVGLGEEEARKQGRTCRARSARASEWYTARQAGEPVYGFKVLIDSDTDCILGAHLVGPHADELINVFALAIRNGLTAAQLRATMFGYPTAASDIAHML from the coding sequence ATGGCGAGACGCTATCGGCTGGTCGTCATCGGCACCGGAAGCGCGGCGACGACCGTTGCCGCGCGCGTTCGCGAGATCGGTTGGAGCGTCGCGATCGTCGACTTCCGGCCGTTCGCCGGGACGTGCGCGCTCCGCGGCTGCGACCCGAAGAAGCTGCTCGTCGGCGCTGCGGAGGCGGTGGACGTCGCGCGGAGGATGAGTGCGCGCGGAGTGCGGGGCGAGCTTCGGATCGACTGGCCGGCGTTGATCGCGTTCGAGCGCCGGGAGATCGAGACCGTACCCGCGCAGCGTGAGCGCCGCTATCGGGAAGCCGGCATCGACGCATTTCGCGGCCGGGCGCGCTTCACCGCACGCAACGTCGTCGACGTCGACGGCACGGTGCTCGAAGCCGAGCACGTCGTGATCGCGAGCGGAGCGGAGCCTGCGAGGCTCGGCATCCCCGGCGAAGAGCATCTGATCACGAACGAGGAGTTTTTCGCGCTCCGTCGGTTGCCGCCGAGGATCGTGCTCGTCGGCGGAGGCTACATCGCGGCCGAGTTCTCGCACGTCGCGGCGATCGCCGGCGCGAAGGTCACGATCGTGCACCGAGGCGAGCGGATGCTGAAGACGTTCGACCCCGATCTCGTCGACTGGCTGATGGAGAAGTTCGATCGGCTCGGAATCGAGGTGCGAACGAAGGCCGAGGTCACGGCCATCGAGAGCCTGCCGGGCGGCGGGTTCCGCGTGCATGTCGAAGAAGGTGGGGGCGGACACGTGGACGCGGATCTCGTGGTTCACGCGGCAGGGCGCGTGCCGGCGCTCGGGGAGCTGCATCCCGAGCGGGCCGGGGTGTCGGTGAGGAACGGCCGCCTCGAGCTCAACGAATATCTTCAAAGCACGTCGAACCCGACGGTGTATGCCGCCGGCGACGCCGCGCAGAAGGGGCCGCCGCTGACGCCCGTGTCGAGCCGCGACGGCGAGGTCGTGGCCGAGAACCTGGTTCACGGCAATCGCACGCGCGTCGACTATTCCGGCATTCCGAGCGTGGCGTTCACGGTCCCCCCGATTGCGGCCGTCGGCCTCGGTGAAGAGGAGGCGCGCAAGCAAGGCCGCACCTGCCGAGCTCGAAGCGCCCGTGCGTCGGAGTGGTACACGGCGCGCCAGGCCGGCGAGCCGGTCTACGGCTTCAAGGTGCTGATCGATAGCGATACCGACTGCATTCTCGGCGCGCACCTCGTCGGACCGCACGCCGACGAGCTGATCAACGTGTTCGCCCTCGCCATTCGCAACGGGCTCACCGCCGCCCAGCTGCGTGCGACGATGTTCGGCTATCCCACCGCGGCATCCGATATCGCGCACATGCTCTGA
- a CDS encoding copper resistance protein B — MKSADTILRRAKQGRGRQEETGERRGAFVAAVAVGVAAVAAPLAATAQHVHGAGDQPHGTPPSSTRYPPATSADLEAAFPDLGPIEPDMMLEEPFNTFVLLDQLEVRDADDGEIGSFELSAWAGRSLRRLWIRSEGQRRSGDTEHAELELLWGRAFAPWWDVVAGVRRDFEPGPGENWMAFGVQGLAPYRFELEATAYLGEGGRTAARVEAQHELLITNRLVLQPLLELNWYGDDDSSRGIGSGLASAEAGLRLRYEFRREIAPYVGLMREKKLGDTADLARAAGEDPSETRFVAGIRLWF, encoded by the coding sequence ATGAAATCCGCCGACACGATCTTGCGCCGCGCGAAGCAAGGCCGCGGCAGGCAAGAAGAGACCGGCGAGCGCCGCGGAGCTTTCGTCGCCGCGGTCGCGGTCGGGGTCGCCGCGGTGGCGGCGCCGCTCGCGGCCACCGCTCAACACGTTCACGGCGCCGGCGATCAGCCGCACGGCACGCCGCCGTCGAGCACGCGCTACCCTCCCGCGACGTCCGCGGACCTCGAGGCCGCGTTCCCCGATCTCGGGCCGATCGAGCCGGACATGATGCTCGAGGAGCCCTTCAATACCTTCGTTCTGCTCGATCAGCTCGAGGTGCGGGACGCGGACGACGGCGAGATCGGAAGCTTCGAGCTTTCGGCGTGGGCCGGGCGCAGCCTGCGCCGCCTTTGGATTCGAAGCGAAGGGCAGCGGCGGTCCGGCGACACCGAGCATGCGGAGCTCGAGCTGCTCTGGGGACGAGCGTTCGCGCCCTGGTGGGACGTCGTGGCCGGCGTTCGCCGCGATTTCGAGCCCGGACCCGGCGAGAATTGGATGGCATTCGGTGTGCAGGGCCTCGCGCCGTATCGATTCGAGCTCGAGGCCACGGCGTATCTCGGCGAAGGCGGGCGCACGGCGGCACGAGTCGAGGCGCAGCACGAGCTGCTGATCACGAATCGGCTCGTGCTCCAGCCGCTTCTCGAGCTGAACTGGTACGGCGACGACGATTCGTCCCGGGGAATCGGCTCGGGGCTCGCGAGCGCCGAGGCCGGCCTGCGGCTGCGCTACGAGTTTCGGCGCGAGATCGCGCCGTACGTCGGGCTCATGAGAGAGAAGAAG